A single window of Microbispora hainanensis DNA harbors:
- a CDS encoding DHH family phosphoesterase, with translation MTTNESAAGEADWRRATELISAAGTVALACHVSPDGDALGSMLGLGLALAATGRKVVASFGDRVFAVPRLLRFLPGQHLLVEPSAYPAEPDLMITFDASTMERLGLLAPHAGKARELLVIDHHVSNTRFGTVHLVDPGAASTTMVVEELLNRLGLPVDREVATCLYAGLVTDTGSFRHSITTPAAHAMAGRLLATGLRPEEIARELWDRSPFAYLRVLGTALGRAALEPDAAGGLGLVWTYVSRADRAAEGLPYDEVEGVIDVVRRVDEAEVAVVLKEDDEGGWNVSTRSKGAVDVARACAALGGGGHARAAGFSSALSVADTMAALRPLLAPEGSRS, from the coding sequence GTGACCACGAACGAAAGCGCCGCCGGCGAGGCGGACTGGCGGCGTGCGACCGAACTGATCAGCGCCGCCGGCACGGTGGCGCTCGCCTGTCACGTGTCCCCGGACGGGGACGCCCTCGGCTCGATGCTGGGCCTCGGGCTGGCGCTCGCGGCCACCGGCAGGAAGGTCGTCGCGTCCTTCGGCGACCGGGTGTTCGCCGTGCCCCGGCTGCTGCGGTTCCTGCCCGGCCAGCACCTGCTGGTCGAGCCCTCGGCCTACCCCGCCGAGCCCGACCTGATGATCACCTTCGACGCCTCCACGATGGAGCGGCTGGGCCTGCTCGCGCCCCATGCGGGCAAGGCCCGCGAACTCCTCGTGATCGACCACCACGTGTCGAACACCCGCTTCGGGACGGTCCACCTCGTGGACCCCGGGGCGGCCTCGACCACGATGGTCGTCGAGGAGCTCCTCAACCGGCTCGGTCTCCCGGTCGACCGTGAGGTCGCCACCTGCCTGTACGCGGGGCTGGTGACCGACACCGGCTCCTTCCGGCACTCCATCACCACCCCGGCCGCGCACGCCATGGCCGGCCGGCTGCTGGCCACGGGGCTGCGCCCGGAGGAGATCGCCAGGGAACTGTGGGACCGCTCGCCCTTCGCGTACCTGCGGGTGCTCGGCACGGCGCTCGGGCGGGCCGCCCTGGAGCCGGACGCCGCGGGCGGCCTGGGCCTGGTGTGGACCTACGTGAGCCGTGCCGACCGCGCCGCCGAGGGCTTGCCGTACGACGAGGTGGAAGGCGTGATCGACGTCGTGCGCCGGGTCGACGAGGCGGAGGTCGCGGTCGTGCTCAAGGAGGACGACGAGGGCGGCTGGAACGTCTCGACCCGGTCGAAGGGCGCGGTGGACGTGGCCCGGGCCTGCGCCGCGCTCGGTGGCGGCGGCCACGCGCGTGCCGCAGGGTTCTCCTCGGCGCTGTCCGTGGCGGACACGATGGCCGCACTGCGTCCCCTCCTCGCTCCGGAAGGGAGCCGGTCATGA